From the Agromyces laixinhei genome, the window CCGGTCATGATCGCATCGATCGTGTACAGGCCCGTCTTGTTGGGCAGCACCTGCATCTGCAGCTGCGCGCCGACGGAGGCCCGCCCGGCCACCGGCAGCCACCCGAGCCAGACGGAGAAGACGAGCTTCAGCAGCAGGCCGGCGAAGAACACCGGAGTTGCGTAGCAGAGGATGGCGAACACGCGCAGCGAGGCATCCTGCCCCTTGTCGCGGAAGTACGCGGCGACGAGTCCGAACGGGATGCCGACGACGAAGGCCACGAGGAGCGCGTAGAACGCGAGCTCGAGGGTCGCGCTGCCGTAGGTGAAGAGCAGCTCGGTGACCGGACGGTTGTCGGTGAGCGTGGTGCCGAAGTTGCCCGTCATGATCTGCCCGATGTACTCGAAGTACTGCACGATGATCGGGCGATCGTAGCCGGCGGCCTGGATGCGCTCGGCGAGCTGGTCGGCGGGGAGCTGGCCTCCGAGCTTGGCGGTGATCGGGTCGCCGGTCGAGCGCATGAGCACGAAGACCAGGGTGACGAGGATGAACACCGTCGGGATGATGAGGAGCGCCCGCACGATGATGTAGCGGCGCAGGCCGCCGCCGGAGGATCTCGGCGGTCGCCGCCGTTCAGTGGAAGCGCTGCCGGCGGGCGCCGTCGTCGTTGAGGTCAATGTTCGCCAATCGGGTGGGGGCTCGAATGCGGGTGGCCCGCTCCGAAGAGCGGGCCACCCGTTCCTGCGTATGCGACTCTAGTCGCTCAGCCGACTCAGCCCTTCGAGAGCGCCGCGTAGCGGAACTTGAACGACGCGTCGAGCGTCTCGTCGGCGCCCTCCACATCGGTGCCGGTGACCGCGACCTGAGCACCCTGCAGGTACGGCACGGTCGACAGGTCGGCCGCCACCATCTGCTGGATCTCCTCGATCTGCGCGGTGCGCGCGGCGGGGTCGGGCTCCGATGCCTGCTTGATGATCAGGTCGTTGACCTCCTGGTTCACGTAGTGGTTCGAGAGGAAGTTCTCGATCAGGAAGAACGGCGTGACGTAGTTGTCCGCATCCGAGTAGTCGGGGAACCAGCCGAGCTGGTACGCGGGGTAGGCGTCGGCGACGCGGTCTTCGGAGTACTGCACCCACTCGGTGGTCTGCAGGTTCACCGTGAACAGGCCGCTCGCCTCGAGCTGGTCCTTGATGAGCGCGTACTCGTCGGCCGACGAGGGGCCGTAGTGGTCGTTCGAGTACTGCAGGTTCAGTTCGACCGGCGTGGTCACGCCGGCGGCTTCGAGCGTGGCCGTCGCCTTGTCGGCGTCGGGCGCGCCCGCGCCGTCGCCGTAGAGCTCCTTCAGCGGCTCGATCGAACCTTCGATGCCGGCGGGCACGTAGGAGTAGAGCGGCGTGTAGGTGCCCTTGTAGACCTGCTCGGCGATCTCGTCGCGGTCGATGAGGTCGGCGACGGCCTGACGCACGGCGAGCGCCTTGGCCGGGTCGGCTTCAGCGGTCTTCGCACCGAACGGCTGCGTGTCGAAGTTGAAGACGATGTAGCGGATCTCGCCGCCGGGGCCCTCGACCACGTTGACCGCGTCATTGCCCTTGAGGTCTTCGATGTCGGTCGCGGAGAGGCTGCGGTAGGCGACGTCGATGCCGCCCTCCTGCACATCGAGCTTCAGGTTCGACGACTCGGCGTAGTACTTCAGGTTGACCGTTTCGGTCTTCGCCTCGGCGAGAAGGCCCTGGTACTCGGGGTTCTTCTTGAACGAGATGAGCGTGTTGAAGTCGTAGCTCGTGATCATGTAGGGCCCGGCGAACGCGTTCGCCGCGACGATGTCGTCGTCGGAGGTGAGCTCATCGGCCGCGAAGGACTCTTCGTCGACGATCGCGCCCGGGAAGCTCGTGAGGATGAGCGGGAAGACCTGGTCGTTCTCCGCCTTCAGGTGGAACACGACGGTCGTGTCGTCGACGGCCTCGGTGCTGTCGAGGTTGTACAGCAGGCTCGAAGCGCCGTTGGGGTCGGCGATCGCGAGCTGGCGGTCGAACGAGAACTTCACGTCGGAAGCGGTGAGATCGTTGCCGTTGGCCCACTTCAGGCCCTCGGGCAGGGTCACCGTGTACTCGGTCGGCGAGGTGAACTCGGCCGTCTCGGCGAGGTCGGGCACGACGTCGGTGCTCTGGTAGTCGGTGTTCAGCAGGTATGGGAAGACCTGCGTCTGCACGGCGAGCGAGCCGTTGTCGTACGAGCCGGCCGGGTCGAGCGTGGTCACCTTGTCGGTCGTGCCGATGGTGAGGGTGCTGCCCGAGGCCTCGCCGCCGCCACCACCGCCGGCGGAGCAGCCGGCGAATGCGAGGGCTGCGACCGAGAGACCGGCCACTGCGATGAGGCCGCGCCGACCGTTCTTGGATGCGGATGTCATATCCGTCTACCTCTTCCTGTCATGACTGAAGCGCGCTGCGCCGAGCGCACGCGCGTTTTCGTATCCCCAAGACGTAGCACACGGCGCTTGAATGCTGCTTGGCACAGCTGACCGACGGCCGAATATTTACCGATCTGCAACCTTCGACGCAAGCGATGCGCGTTCGGGGCCGCGCATGAGCGGGTGACTCGAAGCCGGCCGTCAATCGGCTCTGGTCAGTCGGCCCTGAGTCAGTCGGCCCTGAGCGCCCGGCGCTCGGTCTCGATCTCGACGAGAGCCCGCTGCAGGGTTGCGAACGCGGCGGTGTCGGCGCGATCGGTGCGCTGCAGTCGGCCGAGCAGCTCCGATTTCTGACGCAGCAGTTCGCGGTCGATGAGCGCACCCGCCACGCCCTGCACGTAGACCGCGAGCTCTGCCTCGCTGCGCTGCGGCACGGGAGCGACGGCGAGCTGATGCACGAGTCCGGCGAACGGCGCCGGCACCTCGGCGATGACGCGGTCGACGCTCACGTGCGGGTCGGACGAGGCGAGCACGGATGCGATGCCGTCGCGGATCACTGCGAGCGACGGGTTGCCGAAGCGGCAGTCGACCGCGTGACGGAGCAGCTCCGTGCCGAGCGCGTCGGGGTACTGCACCATGACCTGCAGCGCGTCGCGCTCGAGGCGGGTCGCGGGGTCGCTGGGCAGTTGCGTGATGGAGAACGGGCGCTCAGGGGCATCCGGCGTCTCGGTGGCGGCGGTGGCGGATGCCGCAGGCCGCCCGCCGCCCGCCTCACCCGGCTTCGGCCGGCTCGACGCCGAGCGCACCGCGCGCGTGACCTCCCCGAGCTCGACGCCGAGCATGCGGGCGAGCTCGCGTGTGTATCCCGGTCGCATGGCCGGGTCGCGAATCTCGGCGACGACGGGCGCCGCCGCCCGGAGCGCGGCGACCCGGCCCTCGACGGTCTCGAGGTCGTAGCGGGCGAGCGTGTGCCTGATCACGAACTCGAACATCGGCGTGCGCGACTCGACGAGCGTACGCACGGCCGCGTCACCGCGGGCGAGGCGCAGGTCGCACGGGTCGAGCCCGTCGGGCGCCACGGCGACGAAGGTCTGGGCCGCGAAACGCTGCTCTTCTCCGAAGGCGCGCATCGCCGCCTGCTGGCCGGCGGCATCACCGTCGAAGGTGAACACGACCTCGCCGACGCCGGAGGCATCGCCGAGCACTCTGCGCAGCACCTTGATGTGATCGACGCCGAACGCGGTGCCGCACGTCGCGATCGCCGTGGTGACGCCGGCGAGGTGGCAGGCCATGACGTCGGTGTACCCCTCGACGACGACGACGCGGTGGGTCTTGGAGATGTCGCGCTTGGCGAGGTCGAGCCCGTAGAGCACCTGCGACTTGTGATAGATCGCGGTCTCGGGGGTGTTCAGGTACTTGGGCCCCTTGTCGTCGTCGAGCAGGCGCCGGGCGCCGAAGCCGACGGTCTGGCCCGTCACGTCGCGGATCGGCCACACGAGGCGGCCTCGGAAGCGGTCGTAGACACCGCGGTCGCCCTGGGAGACGAGGCCGGATGCCGCGAGCTCCTCGGTCGTGAACCCCCGGCCCGTGAGGTGGTCGGTCAGGGCATCCCAGCTCTTCGGCGCGAAGCCCACCCCGAAGCGCCGCGCGGCCTCGGCGTCGAAGCCGCGCTCGCCGAGGAACCGCCGTCCGACGTCGGCGTCGGGGGCGCTCAGACGCTCGACGAAGAAGTCGGCGGCCGCTTGGTTGGCCGCGAGCAGTCGGGCACGGTTGCCGTGGTCGGAGGCCTGGCCTCCGTCTTCGTAGTGGAGCTCGAAGCTGATGCGGCCCGCGAGTCGCTCGACCGCCTCGGTGAACGAGACATGGTCCATGCGCTGCAGGAAGGTGTAGACGTCACCGGATTCGCCGCAACCGAAGCAGTGGTAGTAGCCGAGCCCGGGGCGCACGTGGAAACTCGGGCTGCGTTCGTCGTGGAAGGGGCAGAGCCCCTTCATCGAGCCGACCCCGGCGGACTTCAGGCTGACGTGCTCGCCCACGATGTCGGCGATGTTCGTGCGTGCCTTCACTTCTTCGACGTCATCCTGTCGAATTCGGCCCGCCATGGCTCTCATCCTATGTTCCCCGGGCTCGCCGAAGGGATGCCGCGGACCGGAGCCGTCACTGCCGCACGAGCCGCTCATGCCAGGCGAGCGCCGACTGGTCGGTGAGACTCGCGACCTGGTCGGCGACGACGCGTTTGCGGGCCGCATCGTCGGCCGCCGAACGCCAGTCTTCCGCGAAGCCGACATCGAGGTGCGCCTCGCCCGTCTCGTACAGCGCTTCGGCCAGTGTCGTGAGCACCTCCCGCTGCTGGTGGTAGATCGGCTGACGCGTGTTCTTCGACATCACGTACGCCGCCACGATGCCCTTCAGCACCGCGATCTCGGCCTGAATCTCGCGTGGAACGATGACATCGGCATCGAAGCGGATGAGGCT encodes:
- a CDS encoding ABC transporter permease, which translates into the protein MTSTTTAPAGSASTERRRPPRSSGGGLRRYIIVRALLIIPTVFILVTLVFVLMRSTGDPITAKLGGQLPADQLAERIQAAGYDRPIIVQYFEYIGQIMTGNFGTTLTDNRPVTELLFTYGSATLELAFYALLVAFVVGIPFGLVAAYFRDKGQDASLRVFAILCYATPVFFAGLLLKLVFSVWLGWLPVAGRASVGAQLQMQVLPNKTGLYTIDAIMTGDPAVLGDVLAHAVLPAIALGLLTAGIFLRLVRTNVIGTLSTDYVDAARSRGVSEYRLVRKHAYRPALIPIITVIGLQIALLLGGAVLTETTFEWNGLGFQLIEYIKARDFVAVQGIVALLAVIVALTNFIVDIIAALIDPRVRY
- a CDS encoding ABC transporter substrate-binding protein; its protein translation is MTSASKNGRRGLIAVAGLSVAALAFAGCSAGGGGGGEASGSTLTIGTTDKVTTLDPAGSYDNGSLAVQTQVFPYLLNTDYQSTDVVPDLAETAEFTSPTEYTVTLPEGLKWANGNDLTASDVKFSFDRQLAIADPNGASSLLYNLDSTEAVDDTTVVFHLKAENDQVFPLILTSFPGAIVDEESFAADELTSDDDIVAANAFAGPYMITSYDFNTLISFKKNPEYQGLLAEAKTETVNLKYYAESSNLKLDVQEGGIDVAYRSLSATDIEDLKGNDAVNVVEGPGGEIRYIVFNFDTQPFGAKTAEADPAKALAVRQAVADLIDRDEIAEQVYKGTYTPLYSYVPAGIEGSIEPLKELYGDGAGAPDADKATATLEAAGVTTPVELNLQYSNDHYGPSSADEYALIKDQLEASGLFTVNLQTTEWVQYSEDRVADAYPAYQLGWFPDYSDADNYVTPFFLIENFLSNHYVNQEVNDLIIKQASEPDPAARTAQIEEIQQMVAADLSTVPYLQGAQVAVTGTDVEGADETLDASFKFRYAALSKG
- the dnaG gene encoding DNA primase, with translation MAGRIRQDDVEEVKARTNIADIVGEHVSLKSAGVGSMKGLCPFHDERSPSFHVRPGLGYYHCFGCGESGDVYTFLQRMDHVSFTEAVERLAGRISFELHYEDGGQASDHGNRARLLAANQAAADFFVERLSAPDADVGRRFLGERGFDAEAARRFGVGFAPKSWDALTDHLTGRGFTTEELAASGLVSQGDRGVYDRFRGRLVWPIRDVTGQTVGFGARRLLDDDKGPKYLNTPETAIYHKSQVLYGLDLAKRDISKTHRVVVVEGYTDVMACHLAGVTTAIATCGTAFGVDHIKVLRRVLGDASGVGEVVFTFDGDAAGQQAAMRAFGEEQRFAAQTFVAVAPDGLDPCDLRLARGDAAVRTLVESRTPMFEFVIRHTLARYDLETVEGRVAALRAAAPVVAEIRDPAMRPGYTRELARMLGVELGEVTRAVRSASSRPKPGEAGGGRPAASATAATETPDAPERPFSITQLPSDPATRLERDALQVMVQYPDALGTELLRHAVDCRFGNPSLAVIRDGIASVLASSDPHVSVDRVIAEVPAPFAGLVHQLAVAPVPQRSEAELAVYVQGVAGALIDRELLRQKSELLGRLQRTDRADTAAFATLQRALVEIETERRALRAD